The following DNA comes from Catenulispora sp. MAP5-51.
TGAAGAACTGACCAGATCGGGGATTCCGCTCGGCCGCTGCGTGATCTGGCTCGACGAACTTGCCACATATCTTGACTCTGGACACCTGACGAGCTCCGCCGTGCGACGCCTCCTGAGCGACCGACAGGAACCCGTCGTGCTAATCGGAACACTGTGGCCGACTGACTACGAACGCATTCATGACCCAGTCAACGTCGGTGACGCCGCGTCGCCGGCAGGCGAAGCACGCGCCGTGCTCAGCGTGGCCCGAATCGTCGACATCCCCGAGCGGTTCTCCGACGCGGAACTGACGCGCGCCCGCGAGATCGCCGAGGTGGACTCGCGCGTCATGGAAGCAGTGGCCACCCTTGATGCTGGCGCGCCGCCGACCGTTCTGGCCTGCGCGCCTGAGCTGTTACGTCGATGGAACACTCCTGGCAGCCCAACGGGAGCCGCGGTAGTCAGCGCCGCGGTGGAGGCCCGGCTGTGCGGCCACCCCTCGGTAATCCCGTCGGCGCTGCTGGAACGCCTCGCCGAGGAGTACCTGACACCGGCCCAGCGGGCCGTCGCCCGTCCCGACTGGTTCGCTTCCGCCCTCGCCTGGGCGTGCAAGCCGGTGCGAGGAGAGATCGCTCCCTTGCTGCCGGTCGCGCCCAGAATCGGCCAGGTGACTGGTTATGTGGTCTCGGACGTGCTGACCTACCACCAGGCCAAGCAGCGGAGCACTGCCCGAAGGCTGCGGCGCGCACCGTGGGACATCCTCATCGCCGAGGCGGAACTGGACGCCTGTTCCCTGATCGGGATGCGCGCCGCGCTGTATGGGCTCACCGAGCACGTGATCACGGCACTGACTCGGCTCGCCGAAAGCGGCGCCGAGGACATCGCCAGCATCCTCGCCATGGCCCACTACGATCAAGGCGATCTTAAATCGGCACGTCGCTGGTTCATGAATGCACACGAGCATGGCCACACCGAAGCGATGGGGATGCTGGCCGTCATCCACAGAGACCTAGGCGATCTGGAGGAGGCACGATCGTGGCTACGCCGCGGCGCTGAGGCCGGAGACGTCGGCGCCATGATGGGGTGGGGAAGCGAACTCGAGAACGACGGCGACCTGGAATCAGCACGCGCTTGGTACGAACGAGCAGCACAGTCCCCAGCGGGACATGGACCGATCTTCTTGGGAACGTTCCTGCGCAACCGCGGAGATCTAGAAGACGCGCGCGACTGCTTCCAACAGGCGGTGGACTACGCGCACGCTCAGGCAAAGGAGGTTCTGCCCCACCTCCTGGCCGACGCGGACGACCCCGACACGCCGGCGGCTCGGATCCGGCAGACGTTCACGGACAACGTCGCCGACGCCGCGGGCAGGCTCGGCGAAGTGCAGCGCGCACTAGGCGAGATCGAGGCAGCCGCATTCTGGCTAAACAAAGCCGCGCAGCTCGGGAACGTCACAGCGATGGCCGAACTCGGCGCCATGCTCTGGGATCTCGACGAGCACAACGATG
Coding sequences within:
- a CDS encoding tetratricopeptide repeat protein, with protein sequence MKQTHEQRVLRRLGAIDAVTAATAGNESADADFLDWFVRTGDALPRVCQVHSRAALGIHAARPLAAQADGELSADFPTYIARDVDDEIRQILDSAQTEGGFVVLVGATAAGKSRSAFEAIRATLPHWGLILPPSPVDLEELTRSGIPLGRCVIWLDELATYLDSGHLTSSAVRRLLSDRQEPVVLIGTLWPTDYERIHDPVNVGDAASPAGEARAVLSVARIVDIPERFSDAELTRAREIAEVDSRVMEAVATLDAGAPPTVLACAPELLRRWNTPGSPTGAAVVSAAVEARLCGHPSVIPSALLERLAEEYLTPAQRAVARPDWFASALAWACKPVRGEIAPLLPVAPRIGQVTGYVVSDVLTYHQAKQRSTARRLRRAPWDILIAEAELDACSLIGMRAALYGLTEHVITALTRLAESGAEDIASILAMAHYDQGDLKSARRWFMNAHEHGHTEAMGMLAVIHRDLGDLEEARSWLRRGAEAGDVGAMMGWGSELENDGDLESARAWYERAAQSPAGHGPIFLGTFLRNRGDLEDARDCFQQAVDYAHAQAKEVLPHLLADADDPDTPAARIRQTFTDNVADAAGRLGEVQRALGEIEAAAFWLNKAAQLGNVTAMAELGAMLWDLDEHNDAARWLKPAAEAGIHDAMFYLALILDDRGDSAAAGAWLAKAAEGGASYAMGRYALYLQEQGDIEGAQAWGQRAHEAGDPIIEDALAALSASAGQGPMGPEPDDEASHDGGDLSASVHWMPLEQACGCVIDWGWSPLYADPLSFMQWCISVVDEGCPWHATGSTLPEAARGSMILLRGGSGPAFYIRDAAGENITLGRRLSSDLRGFLAKLASAGDDLVAAEIPAVYSEALRRTGDDPRAAWIDQRLTDIILNRGNSTLWPLIHAMEAQDRRQSN